A single region of the Halobacterium wangiae genome encodes:
- a CDS encoding DUF7504 family protein produces MGDHVDAEAFSNELAALKRDGCNVLVVSDAPGRGPACERLLGAPELDRSHVFVTTSSDVSTVLDRHRPRRTDAGSFGVVDATPATGTRSAAASTPATDAPTLGTAGTADVEDWYDRVDDLTDFDALFAATKRTLDRVAVDADGPGGLRFCLDGLDPLFGAVEGADGVDEEALFRFLHLLSSAVRQVDGMGHFHASASVDDDHLATVEPLFDATLSIETTASGTVQQRWRLHESGRVTDWFEF; encoded by the coding sequence ATGGGGGACCACGTGGACGCGGAGGCATTCTCGAACGAACTCGCTGCACTGAAGCGAGACGGCTGCAACGTGCTGGTCGTCAGCGACGCGCCGGGTCGGGGGCCGGCCTGCGAGCGACTGCTCGGTGCACCGGAACTCGACCGCAGTCACGTCTTCGTCACCACGTCCTCGGACGTGTCCACGGTCCTCGACCGTCACCGGCCTCGCCGCACGGACGCTGGCTCCTTCGGCGTCGTCGACGCGACGCCGGCCACCGGCACGCGTTCGGCCGCGGCGTCGACGCCCGCTACGGACGCACCGACGCTCGGTACCGCCGGCACCGCGGACGTCGAGGACTGGTACGACCGCGTCGACGACCTCACGGACTTCGACGCGCTGTTCGCCGCGACGAAACGCACGCTCGACCGCGTCGCCGTCGACGCCGACGGCCCCGGCGGCCTCCGCTTCTGCCTCGACGGCCTCGACCCCCTCTTCGGCGCCGTCGAGGGGGCAGACGGCGTGGACGAAGAGGCGCTGTTCCGGTTCCTCCACCTGCTGTCGAGTGCGGTCCGCCAGGTCGACGGGATGGGACACTTCCACGCCTCCGCGAGCGTCGACGACGACCACCTCGCCACCGTCGAGCCGCTGTTCGACGCCACGCTGTCCATCGAGACCACGGCGTCGGGCACCGTCCAGCAGCGCTGGCGGCTCCACGAGTCCGGTCGTGTCACCGACTGGTTCGAGTTCTAG
- a CDS encoding segregation/condensation protein A, whose protein sequence is MTDGEIPLDITGHEERKREREADEDSDSEEGDTAGSDTPDSAEELIAESPASPEPNPEDDEVEPVELLVQLAKNGEIEPWDIDIVAVTDKFLAALDEADLRTSGRALFYASVLLRMKSDAMLDIGQDDEPEDDLPERAPWEAPPEEAEGAPSYDPVNALEAEMDRRLERKHARGNPETLEELVRDLRQAERGTWWKESREYDTSDSPQGFRRGVQELDYHSGDDFRMDDEPTQAEALGNAHEEDIEATIEDVEAALTEQYGSGRTEVLYEEIADTGGSRVETFLALLFLAHRGAVTLEQDELFGDLWVCDETMAGAETAAAAD, encoded by the coding sequence ATGACTGATGGAGAGATTCCACTCGACATCACCGGCCACGAGGAGCGCAAGCGGGAGCGCGAGGCCGACGAAGACAGCGACAGTGAGGAGGGCGATACAGCGGGTAGCGACACGCCGGACAGCGCCGAGGAGCTGATCGCGGAGTCGCCCGCGAGTCCGGAGCCGAACCCCGAGGACGACGAGGTCGAGCCGGTCGAACTGCTCGTCCAGCTGGCGAAGAACGGCGAGATCGAGCCGTGGGACATCGACATCGTCGCGGTCACGGACAAGTTTCTCGCGGCGCTCGACGAGGCCGACCTGCGGACCTCAGGCCGCGCGCTGTTCTACGCGAGCGTCCTGCTGCGGATGAAGAGCGACGCGATGCTCGACATCGGCCAGGACGACGAGCCCGAGGACGACCTGCCGGAGCGCGCGCCCTGGGAGGCGCCACCCGAGGAGGCCGAGGGCGCGCCGTCCTACGACCCCGTGAACGCCCTCGAGGCGGAGATGGACCGCCGCCTGGAGCGCAAGCACGCCCGCGGCAACCCGGAGACGCTGGAGGAGCTAGTCCGGGACCTCAGGCAGGCCGAGCGCGGGACGTGGTGGAAGGAGTCCCGCGAGTACGACACCTCCGACTCGCCCCAGGGGTTCCGCCGCGGCGTCCAGGAGCTGGACTACCACTCGGGCGACGACTTCCGGATGGACGACGAGCCGACGCAGGCCGAGGCCCTCGGCAACGCCCACGAGGAGGACATCGAGGCGACAATCGAGGACGTCGAGGCCGCGCTCACCGAGCAGTACGGCTCCGGGCGCACGGAAGTGCTGTACGAGGAGATCGCGGATACCGGCGGCTCGCGCGTGGAGACGTTCCTCGCGTTGCTCTTTCTGGCCCACCGGGGCGCCGTGACGCTCGAACAGGACGAGCTGTTCGGCGACCTCTGGGTCTGTGACGAGACGATGGCAGGAGCGGAGACGGCGGCGGCCGCAGACTGA
- the smc gene encoding chromosome segregation protein SMC, protein MYIDEIVLQNFKSFGGTTRIPFYEDFTTISGPNGSGKSNIIDAVLFSLGLARTSGMRAEKLTDLIYNPAHEGEGETAGPKEASVEVVLNNEDDTLTRSQVETAAGSENIGDVETVTVKRRVKRTEDNYYSYYYLNERSVNLSDIRDLLAQAGVAPEGYNVVMQGDVTGIINMTAGERREIVDEIAGVAEFDAKKADAFEEMEVVEERINEADLRIEEKHERLDQLADERETALEYKGLRDEKQEYESYAKAAELEEKRSDLEATRADAADREDELDELQEELDERRGKVVRLEEDLEDLNAEIERKGEDEQLEIKREMEEIKGDISRLEDKVETCEERIQDAENERRQSFVEIDRKQEQIDDLDDDIREHKVEKASLKADVQEKEAELADVEAEIESVDTEFDELKADLAESKERLEDARSERNELQREQDRLLDEARRRSNEVSEAEEELEAAREKLPELDATLDDLENELTKAKRNREQIVDVVEDLKDEKSRRQDDLADVEDDLSAAQEEYARLEAQADQSGDSSYGKAVTTILNSEQDGVHGTVGQLGGVSEQYATACETAAGGRLANVVVDDDGVGQRCIEYLKQRNAGRATFLPITKMQNRSLPSAPGMPGVVDFAYNLVDFDSQYAAVFSYVLGDTLVVEDMETARDLMGDYRLVTLDGDLVEKSGAMTGGSRSGSRYSFSKSGKGQLERVAERIQRLQDERESVREDVRDIDQRLDDARDRRQDATDQVRSIQNDIEQAENERAEAESDIDRLEERIEELRGEREEVDEKMQSIEADIDEQKSVIADVEADIEELEAELTDSRIPDLTAQKEEIQGDIDDLESRIDELDGELNSLQLEKEYAEDAVEDLHDDIEDAQNRKAEQQERIGELEEQIEAKEDVLEDKEEAVAELEEELTELKGEREDLKADLREAKSARDEQANEVEKVQNRLESLRRAEARLEEEIEELDDAVGDYDPEEIPDLDEVEENVQRLERRMDALEPVNMLAIEEYDEVEADLDDLEGKRETLVEERDGIQDRIARFDEQKKSTFMDSFDAINEQFQRIFSRLSAGTGELELEDPEDPFEGGLTMKAQPADKPVQRLDAMSGGEKSLTALSFIFAIQRHNPAPFYALDEVDAFLDAVNADRVGELVDELAGDAQFVVVSHRSAMLDRSERAIGVTMQSDNRSVVTGIDLSAQGAIAND, encoded by the coding sequence ATGTACATCGACGAAATCGTCCTCCAGAACTTCAAGAGCTTCGGCGGCACGACGAGGATCCCCTTCTACGAGGACTTCACCACCATCAGCGGGCCGAACGGCTCCGGGAAGTCCAACATCATCGACGCCGTGCTCTTCTCGCTGGGGCTGGCCCGCACGTCGGGGATGCGCGCGGAGAAGCTGACGGACCTCATCTACAACCCGGCCCACGAAGGTGAGGGCGAGACCGCCGGCCCGAAGGAGGCCAGCGTCGAGGTCGTGTTGAACAACGAGGACGACACGCTGACGCGCTCACAGGTCGAGACGGCCGCCGGGTCCGAGAACATCGGCGACGTCGAGACGGTGACCGTGAAGCGCCGCGTGAAGCGCACCGAGGACAACTACTACTCCTACTACTACCTCAACGAGCGGTCGGTGAACCTCTCGGACATCCGGGACCTGCTCGCGCAGGCCGGGGTCGCCCCGGAGGGGTACAACGTCGTGATGCAGGGCGACGTCACCGGCATCATCAACATGACCGCGGGCGAGCGCCGCGAGATCGTCGACGAGATTGCGGGCGTCGCGGAGTTCGACGCGAAGAAGGCCGACGCCTTCGAGGAGATGGAGGTCGTCGAGGAGCGCATCAACGAGGCCGACCTCCGCATCGAGGAGAAACACGAGCGCCTCGACCAGCTCGCCGACGAGCGGGAGACGGCGCTCGAGTACAAGGGGCTGCGCGACGAGAAACAGGAGTACGAGAGCTACGCGAAGGCCGCGGAACTCGAGGAGAAGCGCAGCGACCTCGAGGCGACGCGTGCCGACGCCGCCGACCGCGAGGACGAACTCGACGAGCTCCAGGAGGAACTCGACGAGCGCCGCGGGAAGGTCGTGCGCCTAGAGGAGGACCTCGAGGACCTGAACGCCGAGATCGAGCGGAAGGGCGAGGACGAACAGCTCGAGATCAAACGCGAGATGGAGGAGATCAAGGGCGACATCTCGCGGCTGGAGGACAAGGTCGAGACCTGCGAGGAGCGCATCCAGGACGCCGAGAACGAGCGCCGCCAGTCGTTCGTCGAGATCGACCGCAAGCAGGAGCAGATCGACGACCTCGACGACGACATCCGCGAGCACAAGGTCGAGAAGGCGTCGCTGAAGGCCGACGTCCAGGAGAAGGAGGCGGAACTCGCGGACGTCGAGGCGGAGATCGAGTCCGTCGACACGGAGTTCGACGAGCTGAAGGCCGACCTCGCGGAGAGCAAGGAGCGACTGGAAGACGCCAGGAGCGAGCGCAACGAACTCCAGCGCGAGCAGGACCGCCTGCTCGACGAGGCACGGCGCCGCTCGAACGAGGTCAGCGAGGCCGAGGAGGAACTCGAGGCGGCCCGCGAGAAACTCCCGGAACTCGACGCGACCCTCGACGACCTGGAGAACGAGTTGACGAAGGCCAAGCGCAACCGCGAGCAGATCGTCGACGTCGTCGAGGACCTCAAGGACGAGAAGTCCCGGCGGCAGGACGACCTCGCGGACGTCGAGGACGACCTCTCGGCTGCCCAGGAGGAGTACGCGCGCCTCGAGGCGCAGGCCGACCAGTCCGGGGACAGCTCCTACGGGAAGGCCGTGACGACGATTCTGAACAGCGAGCAGGACGGCGTCCACGGCACGGTCGGCCAGCTTGGCGGCGTCAGCGAGCAGTACGCGACGGCGTGTGAGACGGCCGCGGGCGGACGGCTGGCGAACGTGGTGGTGGACGACGACGGCGTCGGGCAACGCTGCATCGAGTACCTCAAGCAGCGCAACGCGGGCCGCGCCACCTTCCTCCCCATCACGAAGATGCAGAACCGCTCGCTGCCGAGCGCGCCCGGTATGCCGGGCGTCGTGGACTTCGCGTACAACCTCGTCGACTTCGACAGCCAGTACGCGGCCGTCTTCTCGTACGTCCTGGGCGACACGCTCGTCGTCGAGGACATGGAGACGGCGCGGGACCTGATGGGCGACTACCGCCTCGTCACGCTGGACGGCGACCTCGTCGAGAAGTCCGGCGCGATGACAGGCGGCAGTCGGTCGGGCTCGCGGTACTCCTTCTCGAAGTCCGGGAAGGGGCAACTGGAGCGGGTCGCCGAGCGCATCCAGCGCCTCCAGGACGAGCGCGAGAGCGTCCGCGAGGACGTCCGGGACATCGACCAGCGCCTCGACGACGCCCGCGACAGGCGCCAGGACGCCACCGACCAGGTGCGCTCCATCCAGAACGACATCGAGCAGGCCGAGAACGAGCGCGCCGAGGCCGAGTCGGACATCGATCGGCTGGAGGAACGCATCGAGGAGTTGCGGGGCGAGCGAGAGGAGGTCGACGAGAAGATGCAGTCCATCGAGGCCGACATCGACGAGCAGAAGTCGGTCATCGCGGACGTGGAGGCCGACATCGAGGAGCTGGAGGCCGAACTCACGGACTCCCGCATCCCCGACCTCACCGCCCAGAAGGAGGAGATCCAGGGGGACATCGACGACCTGGAGTCCCGTATCGACGAACTCGACGGCGAGCTGAACAGCCTCCAGCTGGAGAAGGAGTACGCCGAGGACGCCGTCGAGGACCTCCACGACGACATCGAGGACGCCCAGAACCGGAAGGCCGAACAGCAGGAGCGCATCGGCGAACTCGAGGAACAGATCGAGGCCAAGGAGGACGTCCTCGAGGACAAAGAGGAGGCAGTCGCCGAACTCGAGGAGGAGCTGACGGAGCTCAAGGGCGAGCGCGAGGACCTGAAAGCGGACCTCCGCGAGGCGAAGTCGGCCCGCGACGAGCAGGCCAACGAGGTCGAGAAGGTACAGAACCGCCTCGAGAGCCTGCGCCGGGCGGAGGCCCGCCTCGAGGAGGAGATCGAGGAACTGGATGATGCGGTCGGCGACTACGACCCCGAGGAGATCCCGGACCTCGACGAGGTCGAGGAGAACGTCCAGCGCCTCGAACGCCGGATGGACGCCCTCGAACCCGTCAACATGCTCGCCATCGAGGAGTACGACGAGGTCGAGGCGGACCTCGATGACCTGGAGGGCAAGCGCGAGACGCTCGTCGAGGAGCGCGACGGCATCCAGGACCGCATCGCTCGCTTCGACGAGCAGAAGAAGTCGACGTTCATGGACTCCTTCGACGCAATCAACGAGCAGTTCCAGCGCATCTTCTCGCGGCTCTCCGCCGGGACTGGCGAACTCGAACTGGAGGACCCCGAGGACCCCTTCGAGGGCGGCCTGACGATGAAGGCCCAGCCAGCGGACAAGCCTGTCCAGCGCCTCGACGCGATGAGCGGCGGCGAGAAGTCACTGACTGCCCTATCCTTCATCTTCGCCATCCAGCGACACAACCCGGCGCCGTTCTACGCGCTCGACGAGGTGGACGCGTTCCTCGACGCGGTGAACGCCGACCGCGTCGGCGAGCTCGTCGACGAGCTCGCTGGCGACGCGCAGTTCGTCGTGGTGAGCCACCGGTCGGCGATGCTCGACCGCTCGGAGCGCGCCATCGGGGTGACGATGCAGTCGGACAACCGCAGCGTGGTCACCGGCATCGACCTCTCCGCGCAGGGGGCGATAGCGAATGACTGA